Proteins encoded together in one Salarchaeum sp. JOR-1 window:
- a CDS encoding orc1/cdc6 family replication initiation protein → MGGPFSDIEQTIFEEKKVLAESYQPSEILERDEEIDEYRFALQDVLFGRNPQNIMLYGKAGLGKTAVTTYMMDALRAEVATRPEADELHVHECNCNGKTVYTVVRGLVNDLLPDSASDFPKRGLGVGDAFEELYAQLDRLGGTHLVVFDEIDHLDDVDTLLYEFPRAKSNGHITDSKIGVIGISNNYTFRQSLSPKVKDTLMEAEISFSPYDASELRTILRDRADRAFVEDGCADSAIAKAAAIAAKDRGNARQAIDLLRVGAEVAEKNGDTQVTDAHITDAQELVQRGRLSNRIRDQTQHAQYILETLAYLDREGETPARSKTIKTRYEQVAQSHASDPLTTLKSIQNHLADLHMLGFFRRNGQNHGERGGRYYEYDLDLDADIILDVRDDIETEHAP, encoded by the coding sequence ATGGGTGGGCCGTTCAGCGACATCGAACAGACGATCTTCGAGGAGAAGAAAGTACTCGCGGAGAGCTACCAGCCGAGTGAAATCCTCGAACGGGACGAGGAGATCGACGAGTACCGGTTCGCCCTCCAGGACGTCCTGTTCGGGCGGAACCCCCAGAACATCATGCTGTACGGGAAAGCCGGACTGGGGAAGACAGCCGTCACGACCTACATGATGGACGCGCTCCGAGCGGAGGTCGCGACGCGGCCGGAAGCCGACGAACTTCACGTCCACGAGTGCAACTGCAACGGGAAGACGGTGTACACGGTCGTTCGCGGCCTCGTGAACGATCTCCTCCCCGACAGCGCGAGTGACTTCCCGAAGCGCGGACTCGGCGTGGGAGACGCGTTCGAAGAGCTGTACGCCCAGCTCGACCGGCTCGGCGGCACCCACCTGGTCGTGTTCGACGAAATCGACCACCTCGACGATGTCGACACGCTCCTCTACGAGTTCCCGCGCGCGAAGTCGAACGGCCACATCACCGACTCGAAGATCGGCGTCATCGGCATCAGCAACAACTACACGTTCCGGCAGTCGCTCTCCCCGAAAGTCAAGGACACCCTGATGGAGGCGGAGATATCGTTCAGTCCCTACGACGCGTCCGAGCTCCGCACCATCCTCCGAGACCGTGCAGACCGCGCGTTCGTCGAGGACGGCTGTGCGGATTCGGCGATCGCGAAGGCCGCAGCCATCGCGGCGAAAGACCGAGGGAACGCCCGGCAGGCCATCGACCTCCTCCGCGTGGGCGCGGAGGTCGCGGAGAAAAACGGTGACACCCAGGTGACCGACGCCCACATCACGGACGCTCAGGAGCTCGTGCAGCGCGGCCGGCTGAGCAACCGCATCCGCGATCAGACCCAGCACGCACAGTACATCCTCGAAACGCTCGCGTACCTCGACCGGGAGGGCGAGACGCCCGCGCGTTCGAAGACGATCAAGACCCGTTACGAGCAGGTCGCTCAGTCCCACGCGTCTGACCCGTTGACGACGTTGAAGAGTATTCAGAACCACCTCGCAGACCTCCACATGCTCGGGTTCTTCCGGCGGAACGGCCAGAACCACGGCGAACGCGGCGGCCGCTACTACGAGTACGACCTCGACCTCGACGCAGACATCATCCTCGATGTCCGCGACGACATCGAAACCGAACACGCACCTTGA
- a CDS encoding RNA-guided endonuclease TnpB family protein, with protein MAEQVVTRTYTASIRNQPQVQDDLDSLGFAASKLWNVGRWTCDRVWGEVGHIPGHNELTAYLKNHERYDDLHSQSSQRVLQELAEAFKGWYGKQRNGDTRANPPGYRKHGDDHPRSTVTFKADGFKLDTQYNRVRLSKGSNLKDYWSDFILCEYQTRPDVDLSTVESVQQARAVWTGSEWELHFVCKVEIEVSEAPGQKTVGVDLGINNFAALAYEDGYGELYPLNCLKQDDYFFSKRIARCDNSDSEQATRLNQKKSRRRTHYFHTLSKHIVQRCVEEGVGTILVGDLSGIRDKEENGESKNWGKHGNLDLHSWAFDRFTDLLEYKAEMAGIAVNEVSECDTSKSCSCCGRKRKANRVERGLYVCDECGTVANADVNGAENIRQKVSPSPRPEDRSNGWLAQPSTFLFDKDTGAFAPQEQVTS; from the coding sequence ATGGCGGAACAGGTCGTCACTCGCACCTACACTGCTTCCATCCGGAACCAGCCACAGGTGCAAGACGACCTCGATTCGCTCGGGTTCGCCGCTTCAAAACTCTGGAACGTCGGACGGTGGACTTGTGACCGAGTGTGGGGCGAAGTCGGCCATATTCCCGGTCACAACGAACTCACCGCGTACCTCAAGAATCACGAACGCTACGATGACCTGCATTCGCAGTCAAGTCAGCGAGTCCTGCAAGAACTCGCTGAGGCGTTCAAAGGCTGGTACGGCAAACAACGCAACGGAGACACACGAGCGAACCCGCCCGGCTACCGCAAACACGGCGACGACCACCCACGAAGTACGGTCACGTTCAAAGCCGATGGCTTCAAACTCGACACCCAGTACAACCGCGTCCGACTCTCCAAAGGCTCGAACCTCAAGGACTACTGGTCGGACTTCATCCTCTGCGAGTACCAGACCCGCCCTGACGTTGACCTCTCCACCGTGGAGAGCGTCCAGCAGGCGCGGGCAGTTTGGACGGGAAGCGAGTGGGAACTACACTTCGTGTGCAAAGTCGAAATCGAAGTGTCAGAGGCACCCGGTCAGAAGACGGTTGGTGTTGACCTCGGCATCAACAACTTCGCCGCCCTCGCCTACGAAGACGGCTACGGCGAGCTGTACCCGCTGAACTGTCTGAAGCAAGACGACTACTTCTTCAGCAAGCGGATTGCTCGCTGTGACAACTCCGATTCCGAGCAAGCCACGCGGTTAAATCAGAAGAAGTCTCGACGGCGCACCCACTACTTCCACACGCTCTCCAAGCACATCGTCCAGCGATGTGTTGAGGAGGGTGTTGGAACGATTTTGGTTGGCGACCTCTCTGGCATCCGTGATAAGGAGGAGAACGGCGAGTCGAAGAACTGGGGCAAGCATGGCAATCTTGACCTGCACTCGTGGGCGTTCGACCGCTTCACCGACCTGCTCGAATACAAGGCCGAGATGGCAGGAATCGCGGTCAATGAAGTGTCTGAGTGCGATACATCGAAGTCGTGTTCGTGTTGTGGTCGGAAGCGAAAGGCGAACCGTGTTGAGCGCGGGTTGTACGTCTGTGACGAGTGTGGTACGGTGGCGAACGCTGATGTGAACGGTGCTGAGAACATTCGACAGAAAGTATCTCCGAGTCCTCGTCCAGAGGATAGGAGTAACGGCTGGTTGGCACAGCCATCGACGTTCCTGTTTGACAAGGACACTGGCGCATTCGCGCCTCAAGAACAGGTCACGTCGTAA